The Microbacterium sp. KUDC0406 genome includes a window with the following:
- a CDS encoding helix-turn-helix domain-containing protein, with protein MTIDSKGPIDWHLRALMAEAGMFQTTELLAPLREQGIVLSREQVYRLVTKAPERLNVEVLAALCRIFGCQPNDLITVTAQPAAAKKTGTGRGRDTAIGDLRPVRARLHRPADPGR; from the coding sequence ATGACAATTGACTCGAAGGGGCCGATCGACTGGCACTTGCGCGCTCTGATGGCCGAGGCTGGGATGTTCCAGACCACGGAGCTGCTCGCGCCGCTGCGTGAACAGGGCATCGTCCTGTCCCGCGAGCAGGTGTATCGACTGGTCACCAAAGCACCGGAGCGGTTGAACGTCGAGGTGTTGGCTGCTCTGTGCCGCATCTTCGGATGCCAGCCGAACGACCTCATCACCGTCACGGCGCAGCCAGCAGCGGCGAAGAAGACCGGCACCGGGCGGGGGCGTGACACGGCGATCGGGGACCTTCGTCCGGTGCGCGCGCGGCTTCATCGCCCCGCCGATCCCGGCCGATGA
- a CDS encoding tyrosine-type recombinase/integrase → MLDGWANQQTSRGLQATTIDSRRRFIEDFAVFCAAYPWQWQPRDLEDYSVRVRPGKGPLKRSTIRGYQTRIRLFCDFLTDPRYGWQAECLARFGDAPQQICHDWNTISHLLDYEGDPGRRALTFDELERFFEAADARVEAIVRARRKGALAALRNAQMFKTIYAFGLRRSECIGLDVADLRSNPVAPGFGSFGAAYVRHGKGSRGTGPKRRTVLTLPEFDWVVDGLTHWVDQGRPRVVGDWETDILWPTERKTRIGGRYLNDRFAELRDEAGLPEELVLHSLRHTYVTNLIEWGYSEKFVQDQVGHTFASTTAIYTSVGDDYKNRVLADALKRNTEDRDDN, encoded by the coding sequence ATGCTGGATGGCTGGGCAAACCAGCAGACCAGTCGCGGTTTGCAGGCGACCACCATCGATTCGCGTCGGCGGTTCATCGAGGATTTCGCGGTGTTCTGCGCGGCGTACCCGTGGCAGTGGCAGCCGCGGGACCTCGAGGACTACTCAGTGCGCGTGCGCCCCGGCAAGGGGCCCTTGAAGCGGTCAACGATTCGGGGGTATCAGACGAGGATCCGCCTGTTCTGCGACTTCCTCACTGACCCGCGGTACGGCTGGCAGGCCGAGTGTCTGGCTCGGTTCGGGGATGCGCCGCAGCAGATCTGCCATGACTGGAACACGATCTCGCACCTGCTCGACTATGAGGGAGATCCGGGGCGCCGTGCCCTCACCTTCGACGAGCTGGAGCGGTTCTTCGAGGCTGCGGATGCTCGGGTCGAGGCGATCGTGCGAGCCAGGAGGAAGGGGGCGCTTGCTGCGCTCCGGAACGCGCAGATGTTCAAGACCATCTACGCCTTTGGGCTGCGGCGATCCGAGTGCATCGGACTCGACGTTGCCGATCTGCGGTCGAACCCGGTGGCCCCCGGGTTCGGGAGTTTCGGAGCGGCGTATGTCCGGCACGGGAAGGGCAGTCGGGGCACCGGTCCGAAGCGACGGACCGTGCTGACTCTGCCCGAGTTCGACTGGGTCGTTGACGGCCTCACCCATTGGGTGGACCAGGGCCGGCCGCGGGTGGTCGGTGATTGGGAGACGGACATTCTCTGGCCGACGGAGCGCAAGACCAGAATCGGTGGCCGCTATCTGAACGACCGTTTCGCCGAGCTGCGCGACGAGGCCGGACTTCCGGAAGAACTTGTTCTGCACTCGCTGCGGCACACCTATGTGACGAACCTCATCGAGTGGGGCTACAGCGAGAAGTTCGTGCAGGATCAAGTGGGCCACACGTTCGCCTCGACCACCGCGATCTACACGTCTGTCGGGGACGACTATAAGAACCGGGTGCTCGCCGATGCGCTCAAGAGGAACACGGAGGACCGTGATGACAATTGA